In the genome of Heterodontus francisci isolate sHetFra1 chromosome 15, sHetFra1.hap1, whole genome shotgun sequence, one region contains:
- the LOC137377431 gene encoding putative nuclease HARBI1, with protein MLHSTFLAGRAFQGSTGDICDISQSVAHRCIKEVTNALFRHADELIDLAVDEDNQDARSADFSVITGFHRVQEVIDCSHVAIRAPWDQPAVFVNRKCFHSLNVQLVCDHRSKMMQVCTHFSGSCHNSYILRKSLLPGVFGAQIEVDCWILGDKGYPLCTWLMTPVRHPQCAAEERYNAAHASTRAIIKNIIGRLKMCLHCLDQSGKALQYTPERVSRTIIVCHALHNLAIRLGSFLQVAEQEEHQSSSDEDDYEEGEGEDNNANDAIIDIRAMERQARDIRENLIFSHFSQQ; from the coding sequence ATGCTGCACTCAACCTTTTTGGCTGGCAGAGCATTCCAGGGGTCAACGGGCGACATATGTGACATATCACAGTCTGTGGCTCATAGatgtatcaaagaggtgaccaatgccctatttcgtCATGCTGATGAGCTCATCGACTTAGCTGTAGACGAGGACAACCAGGATGCAAGGTCTGCGGACTTCAGTGTCATCACTGGGTTCCATagagtgcaagaggtgattgactgctctcatgtggccattagagctccctgggaccagcctgctgtctttgtgaaTCGAAAATGCTTCCACTCTTTGAACGTACAACTAGTTTGCGACCACAGGAGTAAAATGATGCAAGTTTGCACACATTTCTCAGGGAGCTGTCacaactcatacattttgaggaaatcTCTGCTGCCAGGAGTTTTTGGTGCACAAATCGAAGTAGACTGCTGGATCctcggtgacaagggttaccccctttgtacgtggctgatgacaccagtgcggcatcctcaatgtgcagctgaagagagatacaatgctgctcatgcatccaccagagccatcatcaaaAACATCATTGGCAGGCTGAAAATGTGTTTAcactgccttgaccagtctggaaaGGCTCTCCAGTACACACCAGAGAGGGTCTCACGAACAATCATTGTCTGCCATGCATTACACAACCTGGCAATTAGACTTGGCAGTTTTCTGCAGGTggcggaacaggaggaacaccaatcctcctcagatgaggatgactatgaagagggcgaAGGGGAGGACAACAATGCAAATGATGCCATTATAGAtataagggccatggagagacaagcaagggacatcagggaaaacctcatattttcacatttcagccaacaataa